In one window of Oncorhynchus gorbuscha isolate QuinsamMale2020 ecotype Even-year linkage group LG23, OgorEven_v1.0, whole genome shotgun sequence DNA:
- the LOC124011380 gene encoding DPH3 homolog produces MSVFHDEVEIEDFEYDEDEETYYFPCPCGDRFAITKEDLENGEEVATCPSCSLIVKVIYDKEEFMSGEIIEAPTTESRLQLTPSS; encoded by the exons ATGTCGGTCTTTCATGACGAAGTTGAGATCGAGGACTTTGAATATGACGAGGATGAAGAGACATACTATTTTCCCTGCCCATGTGGCGACAGATTTGCCATAACCAAA GAGGATTTGGAAAATGGTGAAGAGGTGGCGACGTGTCCGAGCTGCTCGCTCATTGTTAAAGTAATCTACGACAAG GAGGAATTTATGTCTGGGGAGATCATCGAAGCTCCAACTACAGAGAGCAGATTGCAACTGACTCCGTCCTCCTGA